One stretch of Lucilia cuprina isolate Lc7/37 chromosome 6, ASM2204524v1, whole genome shotgun sequence DNA includes these proteins:
- the LOC124420607 gene encoding RING-H2 finger protein ATL5-like produces MATDPTSSQGGIAPPLPSAPVVIEPSVCQICMKTMEEGQECLILNLCSHVFHGLCIETHLATSSECPTCKRNCQLSELRKLVIQPKGTLARSTGTKPRGALARHYQTRSVSRNLTQDNVESNPNAYNVDEPVRAPETNTPNVSIENVITQNDNQASVSNNGIDYQEINRLIEQNLTRLLSNMNFVPNTNPELP; encoded by the coding sequence atggCAACCGATCCAACATCTTCTCAAGGTGGAATAGCACCACCATTACCTTCGGCACCAGTTGTTATAGAGCCGTCTGTTTGccaaatttgtatgaaaacaaTGGAAGAAGGTCAAGAATGTTTGATTCTAAATCTTTGTAGCCACGTTTTTCATGGTTTATGTATAGAAACCCATTTAGCAACCTCATCCGAATGCCCCACATGTAAACGTAATTGCCAATTATCAGAGCTGAGAAAACTTGTAATACAACCAAAAGGTACATTAGCAAGGTCTACTGGTACAAAACCGAGAGGTGCACTAGCACGTCATTATCAGACTAGAAGTGTCAGTAGAAATTTAACGCAAGACAATGTTGAATCTAATCCTAATGCTTATAATGTTGATGAACCGGTAAGAGCTCCAGAAACCAATACTCCTAATGtttcaattgaaaatgtaaTAACACAAAATGATAATCAGGCAAGTGTTAGTAATAATGGGATAGATTATCAGGAAATCAATCGACTTATTGAACAAAACCTAACAAGACTTTTATCCAATATGAATTTCGTTCCAAATACCAATCCAGAATTACCATAA